One segment of Rosa chinensis cultivar Old Blush chromosome 6, RchiOBHm-V2, whole genome shotgun sequence DNA contains the following:
- the LOC112173410 gene encoding glycine-rich RNA-binding protein: MASAEIEFRCFVGGLAWATDNEALERAFAPFGEIIESKIINDRETGRSRGFGFVTFSNEKAMRDAIEGMNGQDLDGRNITVNEAQSRGSGGGGGGGGYGGSRGGGGYGSGGGGYGGRREGGGGGYGSGGGGYGGGGRREGGGGGYSRGGGSYGSGGGGGYGGGGRDRGSDGGSWRS, encoded by the exons ATGGCCTCTGCCGAGATCGAGTTCCGTTGCTTCGTCGGAGGGCTCGCCTGGGCCACCGACAACGAGGCCCTCGAAAGGGCCTTTGCTCCTTTTGGCGAGATCATCGAATCGAAG ATCATCAACGACCGCGAGACCGGAAGGTCTAGGGGATTCGGATTCGTCACCTTCAGCAACGAGAAGGCCATGAGGGACGCGATCGAAGGCATGAACGGCCAGGACCTTGACGGCCGTAACATCACCGTCAACGAGGCTCAGTCCCGCGGAAGCGGTGGCGGAGGCGGCGGTGGTGGATACGGTGGCAGCCGGGGAGGCGGTGGCTACGGTTCTGGCGGCGGCGGTTACGGTGGCCGTCGTGAAGGCGGAGGCGGTGGCTACGGAAGTGGCGGTGGAGGTTATGGCGGTGGTGGCCGTCGTGAGGGTGGAGGCGGTGGATACAGCCGTGGAGGTGGAAGCTATGGAAGCGGTGGTGGAGGTGGCTACGGAGGTGGCGGCCGGGACCGTGGATCTGATGGCGGCAGCTGGAGGAGTTAG